Proteins encoded within one genomic window of Granulicella pectinivorans:
- a CDS encoding family 20 glycosylhydrolase, translated as MIDRIVRLSLALLSFQPLLGQTTLPIIPAPAKVSLHAGSLNVSRGLSVSAALTDDGSREAVAYLEQLLAKTHGPALRHVAEGKETLVFATRPAHGSLPDESYALDIDAHRIRIEAASQAGFFYGTVSLWQMLDSDHGVLPAVKIEDGPRFRWRGLMLDSARHLQSEDAILRVIDEMARHKLNVFHWHLTDDQGWRVEIKRYPRLTTVGGFREQTMPSLEPGSKTPTGRYGGFFTQEQIRHIVAYARDRSITIVPEIEMPGHASAALAAYPEFGSGAPLQDTPVGWGIYPNLFHVNDATFAFLENVLTEVMELFPSQYIHVGGDEAVKEQWKSNPAVQAKMRELGLKDENEMQSWFTKRIETFLNAHGRKLAGWDEILEGGLSPDATVMSWRGTQGAVSAAHLGHDAILTPNRPLYFNYRQSDATDETPGRDPVNSLADVYNFEPAPGTLTAEEQGHILGLQGSIWSEYILTEDRIQHMLFPRAAAVAEVGWSPAGRKNFADFLHRLPADMARSQAFGVVPAQSVFEVRDKARPVGEKASLDLTTQGGIGVIRYTLDGKPVSTASPAWSGAQQLALPITLRAQAFDGATPLGTAIERHITLASTLRRDSRELDACNGSAGIQMEQDPPRNAERPVFRVVYSHPCWLYRDAELDRFAGLSVGVGSIPYIFRSQQRPMVMPTVAHPENGLLEVRLDSCKGDLLTRIRLAPAYGKDGVTTLTAEPLAAVHGTHTLCFAVQSEDPNRVWLLNFIQPVPKP; from the coding sequence ATGATCGATCGCATCGTGCGTCTCTCGCTTGCCCTGTTGTCGTTTCAGCCTTTGCTTGGGCAGACGACGCTGCCGATTATTCCGGCACCTGCCAAGGTGAGCCTGCATGCGGGATCGTTGAATGTATCGCGTGGCTTGTCGGTGAGCGCGGCGCTGACGGATGACGGCTCGCGTGAGGCGGTGGCGTACCTTGAGCAACTGCTGGCGAAGACGCATGGGCCTGCGCTGCGGCATGTGGCGGAGGGCAAGGAGACGCTTGTGTTCGCCACGCGTCCGGCACACGGCAGCTTGCCGGATGAGAGCTACGCGCTCGATATCGATGCGCATCGCATCCGGATCGAAGCGGCGAGTCAGGCGGGTTTCTTTTATGGCACGGTGAGCCTGTGGCAGATGCTCGATAGCGACCATGGCGTGCTTCCGGCGGTGAAGATCGAGGATGGCCCGCGGTTTCGGTGGCGTGGTTTGATGCTCGATTCGGCGCGGCATCTGCAGAGCGAGGATGCCATTCTGCGGGTGATCGATGAGATGGCGCGGCACAAGCTGAATGTCTTCCACTGGCATCTGACGGACGACCAGGGGTGGCGGGTGGAGATCAAGCGGTATCCGCGACTGACCACGGTGGGTGGCTTCCGCGAGCAGACGATGCCTTCGCTGGAGCCGGGTTCGAAGACACCCACGGGAAGGTACGGCGGATTCTTTACGCAGGAACAGATCAGGCACATTGTGGCTTATGCGCGGGATCGCAGCATTACGATTGTGCCGGAGATCGAGATGCCGGGGCACGCTTCGGCGGCGCTGGCGGCGTATCCGGAGTTTGGGAGTGGCGCGCCGTTGCAGGATACGCCGGTGGGTTGGGGGATCTATCCGAACCTCTTCCATGTGAACGATGCGACGTTTGCGTTTCTCGAGAATGTGCTGACGGAGGTGATGGAGCTGTTTCCCAGCCAGTACATCCATGTGGGTGGCGATGAGGCTGTGAAGGAGCAGTGGAAGTCGAATCCGGCGGTGCAGGCGAAGATGAGGGAGCTTGGGCTGAAGGATGAGAACGAGATGCAGAGCTGGTTCACGAAGCGCATCGAGACGTTTCTGAACGCGCATGGGCGCAAGCTTGCGGGGTGGGATGAGATTCTGGAGGGCGGACTTTCTCCCGATGCCACGGTGATGAGCTGGAGGGGGACGCAGGGCGCTGTCTCGGCTGCGCATCTGGGGCACGATGCGATCCTGACGCCGAACCGCCCGCTCTACTTCAACTACAGGCAGAGCGATGCGACGGACGAAACGCCGGGGCGGGACCCGGTGAATTCGCTTGCGGATGTCTACAACTTCGAGCCTGCGCCGGGTACGCTGACCGCCGAGGAGCAGGGGCACATCCTGGGGCTTCAGGGATCGATCTGGAGCGAGTACATTTTGACCGAGGATCGTATCCAACACATGCTGTTTCCGCGGGCGGCGGCTGTGGCCGAGGTTGGATGGTCGCCTGCGGGGCGGAAGAACTTTGCGGACTTTCTGCATCGGCTGCCCGCCGACATGGCACGCAGCCAGGCCTTTGGTGTCGTGCCCGCACAGAGCGTCTTCGAGGTGCGCGACAAGGCGCGGCCCGTGGGGGAGAAGGCGTCGCTCGACCTCACCACGCAGGGCGGCATCGGCGTCATTCGCTATACGCTGGATGGGAAGCCGGTTTCGACGGCCTCGCCCGCGTGGAGTGGGGCGCAGCAGCTGGCGCTTCCGATTACGCTGCGTGCACAGGCGTTCGATGGCGCGACGCCGCTGGGCACGGCGATCGAACGACACATTACGCTGGCCAGCACGCTGCGACGGGATAGCCGCGAACTCGATGCTTGCAATGGCTCGGCCGGGATCCAGATGGAGCAGGATCCGCCGCGCAATGCGGAACGGCCGGTCTTTCGCGTTGTGTACTCGCACCCCTGCTGGCTCTATCGCGACGCGGAGCTGGACCGTTTTGCGGGCTTATCGGTTGGCGTGGGAAGCATTCCCTACATCTTCCGTTCGCAACAGAGGCCGATGGTGATGCCTACCGTTGCACATCCCGAGAATGGCCTGCTGGAGGTGCGGCTGGATAGCTGCAAGGGAGATCTTCTTACCCGGATTCGGCTTGCGCCCGCTTACGGCAAGGATGGCGTGACGACGCTTACGGCAGAGCCGCTCGCGGCCGTTCATGGGACGCACACTCTTTGTTTCGCCGTGCAGAGTGAGGACCCCAATCGGGTGTGGTTGCTGAACTTCATTCAGCCTGTGCCGAAGCCTTAG